The sequence below is a genomic window from Ruminococcus albus AD2013.
CGCCGGCTGTCATGATGATTATGAAAGAGTTAAAGCACTTAATGATTGGATATGTCAAAAAGTATATTATGATAGAGAAGGCAATTCTCTTGACAACCACGCTGATTATTCAGTTTTATTTGGACGATAATACTGTATGTGCTGGGTATGCACAAGGTTTTTGCTCTTTTAGCTCAAAGTATTGATATAGAGACATTGGTTGTTTCCAGCGGCAGTCATGCATGGAACATTGTAAAACTTGGTAACAATTATTATCACCTTGATGTAACATGGAATGACGATCCAGATGATAGAACAGGTACAAAATGGAATTATAATTGGTTTTTGAGAGATGATCAGTTTTACTAAATCTGAACAGAAAAACCATAGGTCGTGGAATACATACAACTTTGGTGAATTGTACTGTAAAAATAAGAGCTATTCTAGTATTCCAAAATGTAACATAAAACACGGTGATGGTAACTGCGACGGTTTATGTCAACAAATCTGATTATAATCTTCTCAGAGACTATCTTTCAAAAAGAAACCCAAAAATAGAGAACATTTATATGTTTGATATGAATGGTGATGGTAAGATAGATCAAACCGATCTTTCAGCATTAGGTTTGCTTGTAATAATTCTTTATAGTGGTTTAAGGGACTATTGCACTCCCCAGAAAGAAAAGAGCTTAGCGACCTCAAAAGGAGGAGCTAAGCTCTTGGTTTTGTGGTATGATGTAATTACAATAAACATCAAACCAACGAAAGGGTTGTACGTTATTCAAATACAGTCAAAAAAAACGACATACGTCATGACTTGGGTAAGTGCGTCTTGAGTTTGGTCTCATCATTACATAACGTGACAATTTGAATATTTTTAGACAAAAGTTAAGAGGCTGCTGCGGGTGCAACAGCCTCTTATTGTTGCTCAGTGTTTGAAAAATTCATCTGCATCTCCCGATAACAAAGTAAATCGAGCTGTATGCTCTTTTCCCTTATTATCAGAAAATGTTATGACAGAACCCATATCCTCTGATGAGTGCATTGCAGGTTCTATTGAATGTTACGTTTGCGCTTTCTTGTCCAGAAAACGCTTGACATGAGCCTTTAAAAGACTCTTCATTGACTCGACATTACTGCCGAGCTCCAATATCGAAAATCTATCGTCTATTGTTTAGTAAGAAATGTGACATTCATATGTAAAATACTCCTTTCGGGAGCATGTACACAACAGCGCCGGGTACATGCTCCGTAAAAATTTGATAAATAATATGATAAGTGGGAATATATTACACAGTGGACAATGAGGTGAGAATCACTGTGAGAATAAGGAAGGAAATTGAAAAAGAGATTTGATAAGTGGTTCGATAAGTATATGTACATTCCTAAAAGGAAATTATAGAGTAGTAAGATATATGATAATGGCTTAATAATTTATTATAGCCTTGAAACGGTAGTTAATATCGATAGTTGGAGGGTTTTAGAACATCGATATAGAGCAACAATTAATGATCCTCCAGTTATCAATCGTTATCTCTGATTAATATTGTAGAAGAAAATTCACTCAGATAAAACAAGCTTTTTTTATTTTTTATCATTTATTATTTTCTGATATAATTTAATCGAAAGATAAAATTGAAAAAATTGAGCGAAAATTTGAAGGATCCACTCTTAAACAAAGGAGAAATGATATAAATGAAAAATAACAGTATTCTCAAAAATAATTTCCGTAAAAACATCACTTAAGCACATCGGGAATGGGCTATACCGCGGGAAATGCCCTTTTTGCGAAACTATACAGCTATACGTTTTTGAAAAAGAAAACTGCTATCATTGTTTTAACTGGCGGCAAAAATGGAGATCAGGCGAGATTCATGATGAAAATAAGATCCATTACAAAGATGGCCGTTGGAAAAGAAAAATCATGTGATACATACCAAATCCTGCGATTTAAAAACTTTTTATGAGTTGAATTACGAAGCTGCAAAATTCTTTTTTGAAAGGTTATTTTTCAAAAAAGGAAAATGTATGCCTGGATTATCTTATAAATAAAAGAAGGTCTTACAACAGAGACCATATGTAATTACAGAATGGGTTATGCAGATGGAAATTTTCACATCACTAAAAGAACATATGCTTTGGATTAGGATACACGATCGAACAGCTTCTTCAAAGCTCACTGGTTACAGTATCCAAAAACGATGAGATCATTGATTTTTTTTAATAACAGAGCTATGTTCCCTTTTATAGATATAAACGGGAAATATCATCGGATTTGGTGGCAGAAAACTAGATGGTGATAACAATTTTAAGTATCTAAATATAAAAAACACACCATGCTATACCAAAAACAACTTCTTGTTTTCTCTGAACTATGCCGTAAAAAAACATAAGTAAAGGTGAAACACCGATATTATGTGAAGGTAATCTCGATGTGATATCAATGCATCAGGCAGGCTTCAGAACCGCCGTGCGAGCTGTGGGACAGCTCTTACAACCAAACAGGCTTTATTGCTAAAGCGTTATTCAGACGAAATAATTATATGTTATGATAATGATGATGCCGGGATAGCAGCAACTGAGAAAGCAATAGACATACTTGAAGGCGTCGGATTTACAGTATACGTGATTAGCATCCGGGATGCAAAAGATCCGGATGAGTTCATAAAAAAATTCGGAGCTAAACAATTCTATCAGCCTGATAAGAAATGATTTAAAAAATTCCATCTTTTACAGAATAGAACAATTATCTCAAAAATACGATCTTACTGACCTAGATGCTCAATCATACTTTATAAACGGATGTAACAGAGTTATCGTTACGTAAAAATTATGATCCTGAAAAAGCTATCAAAGAAACTTTCAATTTTATTTGATCCTTCAAGCAAAAAGAGGTTGTCGAATTAAGGACAGCCTCTTTTTTGGCACTCGAAAAAGCACTACAATATATTAAGATGTAAAGCAGAAAAAGCCTTAATTTCAATCTTTACAATTTTTTGCTATCCAAAGCATGATATAAGAACAAAAATCCTATTGACAGTTA
It includes:
- a CDS encoding toprim domain-containing protein yields the protein MLKRYSDEIIICYDNDDAGIAATEKAIDILEGVGFTVYVISIRDAKDPDEFIKKFGAKQFYQPDKK
- a CDS encoding dockerin type I domain-containing protein is translated as MVTATVYVNKSDYNLLRDYLSKRNPKIENIYMFDMNGDGKIDQTDLSALGLLVIILYSGLRDYCTPQKEKSLATSKGGAKLLVLWYDVITINIKPTKGLYVIQIQSKKTTYVMTWVSAS